The window TGCCGAACAGCGCCAGTGGCGCCAAAGGCTTCACACCTGCGAACGTCAGTGCGAAGAGCACTGCCGTCAGAATCAGTTTTCCCGCCTCGCCGGCATAAAAGGACCGGACTATCAGCTGGGCTGAACGGGCGCCGCTGTAGCGGAACGCCTTGCGAGCAAAGTACAGATTCGGCAACCACGCAATCAGGCCACCCAGCAGGCCGGAATAGCCTGCGACCGATCCCTGGGCAAACCACAGGGCCGCTGCACCGATAAGCAGCACCACCAGTTGGACGAGCAACAGGCGAAAAGCCGGTTGGCGATGGAAGGGCAGGCGATTGGGCTTGCGGGGTTCCATCTGTCTCACAGTCCTCTGGCGTCGGCTTCGCAAATCAACAACTTGGCATACTTTGTGCCGACAAAATTGCGCGCAGAGTATAGGGGGCGCCGCATACCCGTTCAACCGTCAGGTAGTGATTTCCGACGACCCCTACATAGTCGCTGGCGTCAGCGGATGTGGGCGAGGACGCCCTGCAATTCGTCGAGGGAGTTGTAGCGAATCACCAACTGTCCCTTGCCCTTCTGCCCGTGACGAATCTGCACCGGAGCGCCCAGGCGCTCAGCCAGGCGCTGTTCCAGGCGGCTGATGTCCGGATCGCTCTTGACCGGTTT of the Pseudomonas sp. PSE14 genome contains:
- a CDS encoding F0F1 ATP synthase subunit I, which encodes MEPRKPNRLPFHRQPAFRLLLVQLVVLLIGAAALWFAQGSVAGYSGLLGGLIAWLPNLYFARKAFRYSGARSAQLIVRSFYAGEAGKLILTAVLFALTFAGVKPLAPLALFGIYLLTLVVSWFAPLLMRNTFTRP